A stretch of Eleutherodactylus coqui strain aEleCoq1 chromosome 2, aEleCoq1.hap1, whole genome shotgun sequence DNA encodes these proteins:
- the LOC136611909 gene encoding cysteine-rich with EGF-like domain protein 2-A, whose product MAERRPPVMLPLLWLLALCGAAVTDPEKKPCETCRQLVDRFHKGLELTSKKNFGGGNTAWEERTLSKYESSEIRLVEIIENLCDSSDFECNLMVEEHEEQIEKWWFKKRNKYPDLVKWFCIETIEVCCPPGRYGPDCLACIGGSERPCHGNGFCSGDGTRRGNGACNCKVEYTGPFCLECADGYFSSEKNDTHAVCIACHESCKTCDGPSSKGCKDCKEGWTKEDDSCVDVDECAAEKPPCTEDQYCLNTEGSFSCKRCDESCAGCSDEGPHKCKDCAAGYVYEEDKCTDFNECDTSEAVCVRDNEICVNTSGSYICVCSGGFEEQDGKCVEIVKTDDEEVAEQNISTNAAEDSMAVHEDL is encoded by the exons ATGGCGGAGCGGCGTCCTCCCGTTATGCTGCCGCTGCTCTGGCTGCTGGCGCTGTGCGGCGCTGCGGTCACCGACCCCGAGAAGAAGCCGTGTGAGACGTGCCGGCAGCTAGTGGACAGGTTCCACAAG GGACTAGAACTTACATCAAAAAAGAATTTTGGAGGAGGAAATACTGCTTGGGAGGAAAGAACACTGTCCAAATATGAATCTAG TGAAATCCGCCTTGTGGAGATTATTGAAAATCTCTGTGACAGcagtgactttgaatgcaatcTCATGGTAGAAGAACACGAGGAGCAAATTGAGAAATGGTGGTTCAAAAA GAGGAATAAGTATCCAGATTTAGTGAAATGGTTTTGCATAGAAACCATTGAAGTGTGCTGCCCTCCTGGGAGATACGGACCTGACTGTTTAG CTTGTATAGGTGGATCAGAACGACCATGCCATGGGAATGGATTTTGTAGTGGTGATGGCACCAGGCGTGGTAACGGGGCTTGTAACTGCAAGGTGGAGTATACCGGGCCGTTTTGCCTTGAATGTGCAGATGGATACTTTAGTTCAGAGAAGAACGACACTCATGCTGTCTGCATTG CGTGCCATGAATCCTGTAAAACATGTGATGGTCCGTCTAGTAAAGGCTGCAAAGACTGTAAAGAAGGATGGACCAAAGAAGATGACAGCTGTGTAG ATGTTGATGAATGTGCAGCAGAAAAACCTCCATGTACAGAGGATCAGTATTGTCTAAATACAGAAGGGTCTTTTTCATGTAAAA GATGCGATGAAAGTTGTGCAGGATGTTCTGACGAGGGTCCCCATAAATGTAAAGACTGTGCAGCAGGATATGTGTATGAAGAAGACAAATGTACAG ATTTTAATGAATGTGATACCTCTGAGGCGGTTTGTGTCAGGGACAATGAGATTTGTGTGAACACATCTGGaagttatatatgtgtttgctcgGGAGGATTCGAAGAACAGGATGGAAAATGTGTAGAAATTGTAAAAACAG